GCCGTCGATCAGCCCGAACCGCAGCTCGATGACTTTCTTCTCTCGGTTCGACAACGAGTGCAGAACGGACTCGAGCTGTTCCTGCAGCAGGATGAACGAGGCCGCGTCGACGGGAACGATCGCGTCGGCGTCCTCGATGAAGTCTCCGAGGTGCGAGTCCTCTTCCTCGCCGATCGGCGTCTCGAGCGACACCGGCTCCTGCG
The sequence above is drawn from the Actinomycetota bacterium genome and encodes:
- a CDS encoding sigma-70 family RNA polymerase sigma factor, giving the protein QEPVSLETPIGEEEDSHLGDFIEDADAIVPVDAASFILLQEQLESVLHSLSNREKKVIELRFGLIDGHQRTLEEVGQEFGVTRERIRQIESKTLSKLRHPSRSQKLRDYLE